From the genome of Thermodesulfovibrionales bacterium:
ATTGTTCTTTGCTCCACCCCTTGCATTTGGTGGGATGTAAATGTCAAAGGAAAGAGTTCTGTTTTTTGGTCTTACAAAAGAACCATATCTTCCATATTCAAAGATGCCAGAGATCCTCTTATGAACCCTTTCGAGAATCTTTATTATCCTTCCTGCCCTTCTTTCCGGTTCTTCAATCCTAGCAATTACCCTGTCACTGTCCATTGCACCACCTGTGGCTCTTGCGGGTATAAATATATCTCTTTCACCAGGTTTTTCAGGTATGACAAAACCATATCCATCTCCGTGAGCTTCAAAGTATCCTGTAACAAGGTTCATCTCATCAGGGGGTCCGTAATGACCTTTCCTTGTTCTTACAAGTTCACCCTTATTGACCATTTCATTGAGAAGTCTTTTTATGGTTTTTGAATTTTTCCTTTGAATTTTCAGTAGGGAGAGTATCTCTTCAAAACTGAGGGGCTTTATCCTCTTTTTAAAAAGAGAGCGTATCTCCTGAGGAGTTATTGATTCATACTCTGGCATTTTCTAGAACCCTGAGAAGTTCCTCTTTATCAACCTCAGATATAATTACCCTGCCAATCTTTTCTGGAAGAACCATTCTTATCTTTCCTGCCTTTGCCTTTTTGTCAATTAACATTGCATTGAAAATACTGTTTCCGTTAATGTCATCTGGGATAGATGGCTTGAGACCGTAAAGCATTAGGATGTCTTTTATTTTTTTCACTGTAGAATCATCTGTGAGCCCTTTTTTTGATGCAAGAAAGGATTCTCCATACATACCCATTGCAATTGCCTCTCCGTGTAGAAACCTTGTATATCCTGTTACTGTCTCTATGGCATGGCCGATGGTGTGGCCAAAATTAAGCACTGCACGCAGTCCTTCTTCCCTCTCGTCCCTCGAGACTATTTCTGCCTTTATCTCACAGGAACGGGCTATGATTTTTTTTAGGCTTTCAGGTTCAAGATCTGATATTTCCCTGTTTCTTTCATTTAAAAAGGTGAAGAGGCCTTCATCCCATATAATCCCATATTTAATCACCTCAGCCATTCCAGCCCTGAATTCCCTCTTGGGAAGGGTTTTTAAAAAAT
Proteins encoded in this window:
- the aroB gene encoding 3-dehydroquinate synthase, with amino-acid sequence MNAVRVSLGERSYDILIGKGIIEKLVDFIHSKKYTFTAIITNDTLAGIYKDLIERLRGELNAISIIIPDGEEYKDLLWFYYLHTKLLEKRFDRSSCLIAFGGGVVGDLTGFVASTYMRGIDYIQLPTTLLAQVDSSVGGKTAVNHPLGKNMIGTFYQPVLVIIDTDFLKTLPKREFRAGMAEVIKYGIIWDEGLFTFLNERNREISDLEPESLKKIIARSCEIKAEIVSRDEREEGLRAVLNFGHTIGHAIETVTGYTRFLHGEAIAMGMYGESFLASKKGLTDDSTVKKIKDILMLYGLKPSIPDDINGNSIFNAMLIDKKAKAGKIRMVLPEKIGRVIISEVDKEELLRVLENARV